The following proteins are encoded in a genomic region of Dasypus novemcinctus isolate mDasNov1 chromosome 3, mDasNov1.1.hap2, whole genome shotgun sequence:
- the LOC101435225 gene encoding olfactory receptor 4K2 has product MDVTNKSTVSEFVLLGLSNSWKLQTFFFVVFSLFYVATMVGNSVIVTAVIADSHLHSPMYFLLTNLSIIDMSLASFATPKMITDYLTGHKTISFDHCITQIFFLHLFTGTEIILLMAMSFDRYIAICKPLRYASIISPQVCVALVVVAWVVGVMHSMSQVIFALTLPFCGPNKVDSFFCDLPVVFQLACVDTYVLGLFMISTSGIIALSCFILLFNSYVIVLLTIKHHSSKGSSKALSTCTAHFIVVFMFFGPCIFIYMWPLSSFLADKILSVFYTIFTPILNPIVYTLRNQEVKTAMRKLKNRFLNSNKATPSHYF; this is encoded by the coding sequence ATGGATGTGACCAATAAGTCCACTGTGTCTGAGTTTGTTTTGCTAGGACTTTCTAACTCCTGGAAGCTGCAGACATTTTTCTTCGTGGTCTTTTCATTGTTTTACGTGGCAACAATGGTGGGTAATAGTGTCATAGTCACCGCAGTTATAGCAGACTCTCACCTACACTCTCCTATGTATTTCCTGCTCACTAACCTTTCCATCATCGATATGTCTCTTGCTTCCTTTGCCACCCCGAAGATGATTACAGACTACCTCACCGGACATAAAACCATCTCCTTTGACCACTGCATAACCCAGATATTTTTTTTACACCTTTTCACTGGTACTGAGATTATTTTACTCATGGCTATGTCCTTTGATAGGTATATTGCAATATGCAAGCCCCTCCGTTATGCTTCAATCATAAGTCCCCAAGTGTGTGTTGCTCTCGTGGTGGTCGCCTGGGTGGTGGGAGTCATGCATTCAATGAGCCAGGTCATATTTGCCCTCACATTACCATTCTGTGGTCCCAACAAGGTAGACAGTTTTTTCTGTGACCTTCCTGTGGTGTTCCAGCTGGCTTGTGTGGATACTTATGTTCTGGGTCTCTTTATGATCTCAACAAGTGGCATAATTGCCTTGTCctgctttattcttttattcaattCTTATGTTATTGTCCTGCTTACTATCAAGCATCATTCTTCAAAGGGATCATCTAAGGCACTTTCCACTTGCACAGCTCATTTCATTGTTGTCTTCATGTTCTTTGGGCCATGCATCTTCATCTACATGTGGCCACTGAGCAGCTTCCTGGCAGACAAGATCCTGTCTGTGTTCTATACCATCTTTACTCCCATTCTGAACCCAATTGTCTATACCTTGAGGAATCAAGAAGTGAAGACAGCTATGAGGAAATTGAAGAATAGGTTTCTAAATTCCAACAAGGCAACTCCTTctcattatttttag